In Chlorobiota bacterium, the sequence ATACGCTGCCCGCTAACATCCCCCAACCCCGTCCGCATTGCGTCGGCCAAGCCGGTCCGCTTGGTGGCTTTGCGCAGCTTCACTTGGTAGGAATCTTCGTCCACAAACTCCAGCGGATCGGTTGAGGTTAGCTGGGCATGGGTTTCGGCAAAGGTGTCGGGGTCAATCAGCAGGTTAATGTAATGGTTGGAACCGATCCTGAAATGGTGATCGCATTTGGGACAGGTGTAGAGGTTTTCCTCAAGCTCACTTTTATAAATGACCGTCTCGCAGCTTGGGCATTTCGTCCAAAGGCCATCGGGCATTTCGCGCTGTTGGTTCTGCGATTCGTCAAGATTCTTGCGGTTACGGCTCCACCACGGCATGATGTTGAAGGTTAAATGGAGGTTGGTTCGTTATCCGGGGTTGCTGCCCGGGGAAGGCTTCATGGTTTTTGATAGAAGGTCCCGTGGCATTGCTTGGAAATGGGCGGCGGCAAGGTGCCGGACGCGCTTTCTTTTTTAGCACTCACCCTTTACCCAATATACAACGGCTCTAGTTCCTTTGGGCTACAGGTTATCCCCAGGCGTTGCAGGAAGATACCATGCTGGCCAACAGCACGTGCGGTAAGCTGGATTGTGCCTTCGGCAAGGCGGTCGGAATTGTGGGATTGCAGCTGCGCAATGCCTGGGCCGGCAGCAATCACGTTTTCATCAAGCAGCAACGGGGCTTGCTCCGGCGGGATTGCCCCGGCATCGGTTAGGCGTAAAAATTCCGGAAGGACTTGGAACAGCGAGGCGTACAGCCCCAGCCGCCCGGCAGGGATCACCGCAAGAACGCGGCTGCGCCGGGTAGCTTTGGCAAGCCCACGAAGCGAGAAGGCAATGGCATCAAGCGTGGGGACCGGAATGATTGGCGCACCGGTCCCAATCGCAAGCCCAATGGCAAAGCTAACGCCGATGCGAATGCCGGTGTAGGAACCCGGGCCGATGGAAACAGCGATCGCGCTAACATCACCGGCCTGCATCCCGACGCTATCCAACGATTGCTGGAACAGCGTGGCAAGCGCACGGTCGTGGATTCGCGGAAGCGCAACGTGAAATTCGGCCAGCAATTGCTCCTGCTGGAACAGGGCAATTCCGCAGGTCTCTCCCGTTGTTTCGATTGCAACAAGCATTCTACTGTGCCGATGTTGGATTGAAGTACACGCTGATGTCCCAAGCTGAAAAGAACGACCCGACCGTTATGCAGGGCCGGGCCGTTTGTTGTACGATGGCGATGAACCGCTACGGCACAGCATGGGCCGATTGCGGCGAGACCACCTGCATCACCTCGATGCGGCGGGCGTTGCTGTCGGCATCATCATCGCTGTAGAAATGGATATCGTAGCGATTTGGCGGAAGCAGGGCCACGGCGTACTCGGCCCACTCCACCAGTTTCACCCCTTGCTGGTCTTCGATCAGTTCCTCGAACCCAACCTCGCGAAGCTCCGCAACGGAGTTGATGCGGTACAGGTCCACATGGAAGATGGTGACCGGCTTCTCCTTCCGGCTAACCCCTTCATACTGGTTGACGACGGTGAAGGTGGGGCTAGAGACGATCTCCTCCACCCGGAAACCGGCGCAAATTCCTTTGATAAACTCCGTCTTCCCTGCCCCAAGTTCGCCGTAGAAAGCGACCACATCCCCGGGCTTCAGCCGCAGCGCGAAGTTCTCCCCGAACTCCTGTGTTTGCTCTGGGCTGGTGCTTAAAAAAATCTCTACGTCCATTTCGTTTTCAGCTTCTGTTCCTTCGCCTGTGATAGCGCGATATGTGCACAAACTCCAATTACCGTGGTGTCAGCGTGGCAACCGGAAGGATCATCTCCTCAAGTGAGATCCCCCCGTGTTGGAAGCTGTCACGGTAATGGTTCAAGTAATAGTGATACTCGGTTGGATAGACGAAGTAGTAATCTTCTTTGGCGATCACATACTCGGTCAGCATCCCCCGTTTTGGCAGCTTAAATTCTTCCGGCTTGCGGACGTGGACGGCAAACTTATCATCCACCTTCACGTTGCGGCCATACTTGTACCGCAGGTTGGTGGAGGTCTCGCGATCCCCGAGGGCTTTGGCCCCCCTCATGCAGCGGATGGAGCCGTGGTCGGTTGTCACCACAATCTGCACGTTGGGGATTGCCGAAAGCGTACGCAGCATTCCGAAGAAGGAGGAATGCTCGAACCAGCTGCGGGTAAGGGAGCGGTAGGCCGATTCGTGCGGGGCAATCTCCTTCAGGATTGGATAATCGCTGCGGCTGTGGGCCATCATATCCACGGCATTCACCACCACTGCCGACAGCTGCGACTGCGCGTAGCTGGCAATCTCCGATTCGATCTTCTTGCCGAAATCGGTATCAATAATCTTCACGTAACGAACCCCGCTGCGAAGGCTGATCCGCTTCCGTTGCAGCAGCTTATCCAGCAGTTCTTTTTCGTACTTGTTTTGGGAGTGGTCGTCGTCGTTCCCCCCTTGCCACAGGTCGGGGTAGTGCTGCTCGATCTCGCTGGGGTACAGCCCGGCAAAGATTGCGTTGCGGCAATAGGTGGTGGCGGTGGGAAGGATGCTGAAGTAATAGTTTTTTTGGATGGAGTAGTAGCGCGTCAGCAACTCCTCCATCACTAACCACTGGTCCAACCTCATGCAATCAATCACGAACAGGAAGACCGGGCCGGAGTCCTTCTTCACCAGCGGCAGGACGTAGTTGTTGATAACGTCGGGGCTAAGGTGCGGGCGGTCGGGGTTGTCGGGGTTCAGCCACTGCTTGTAGTTTTTCTCCACAAACTTCCCGAACTCGGCGTTGGCATCCCGTTTTTGGTCGGCAAGGGTTTGCTCAAGGCCGATGTCGCGGTGGCGGTCGAACTCCAGCTCCCAGTTGGTCATCTTCACGTACAGCTGGGCCCACTCCTCCCAATCCAACGGGTTCATCAGCTGAATGGCCGTTTGGTTGAACTCGCGGATGTAATCGCGCTGGGCGTAGTCGGCCTCCAACTTCTCCCCTTCCAGATGTTTTTTGCAGGCAAGAAGGATTTGGGTTGGATTCACCGGCTTGGTTAGGTAATCGCTGATGCGGCGGCCAATGGCTTCTTCCATCACCGATTCCGCTTCGTTTTTTGTCACCATCACCACCGGCATGGCGGCGCGAAGGTCCTTCAGTTCGGCAAGGGTTTCCAAGCCCCCCATGCCAACCATGGACTCATCAAGAAAAACAAGATCGAACGATTGCTGGCGAACCAGCTCAACAGCGTCTTCGCCGTTGGTTACGGTGTCAACCTGGTACCCTTTTGCTTGCAGCAGTTTGATGTGGGGGCGAAGGAGGTCAATTTCATCATCCACCCAAAGAATGCGCCGTGATGTTGGCATAGATTCCGTTATCCGTTGCGTGATTGGAACGTTTGGAGGGTCCACGAGAAACCATGTCCCTCTATTATTTCCGTAGCAATTGCTTTGAGTGTCACCTTCTGTTGATTGTACGTTGCTGCGCCCCCGGCAACCCGGCTCCGAAACGAGACACTCCGTTGGCGTGTTAGCAGAGCGGGAGCGGATTGCGCCGCCCCTTTTTCATGGCGTTTTGCCATGAACTGCAACGAACTTCAGGGAAGTATGGTTCGGAAACTCCCGTACCTTTGCAGCAAAGGGGCCGCTATATTACGAAAGATTCTGACCGGGCAAGCTGCCCCCCCATTTATCGAACTGTTGCTTTAACTCCCCATTCCGACGATCACGTGCTGACGTTTCGTTTATCCATGGTGCTGCTCTTCTGGGTTCTGCTGCTGCTTCCGCTTGCCGAAGCCGGGGCGCAACCGCTGACCTCAACATGGTGGTACCCCAACGGCACCCCAGAAGGAACCCGCAACAACCCCGCCACAACCAAGCTGGCCGACACCGCAAACCTGCAGATTATCTGGCGGACGGAGTCGCTAAAAAATTCACCGGTGCTCCTTGCCGGAAAAGTCCGGCAGGAAGGCGCAAACCAGCAGCAGATTATTGGGCTGGAATCGGGGTCGCACATTCTGCGGTTTCTGGATGCGTTTGGCAGGATGTACGACACGGTGAATTATGACGAAACCATTGACCCCAGCACCCCCTACACCCTGACGCTTACCGGGCTGTTCAATTCCGAAGCAACAATGCCCAATGGTGTTGGAGTTCCCAACCTGTTAGGATTGGGGATTGAGCGCGAGCAGCGGGGCGAAACGCAGTTAAACGGAATCCTTAGCCAACCAAACGGGCGCAACGGGTTCTCGGTCCGCATTCCAACGCTGGCCAGCAACGACCCAAGCTACAACCGCATTGCTGGGGTGTATCCAGCCGCAGCGTTTATGGTCCAGGGGAAGCCGACCGTATTTGCCATTGCCAGCCAGAACCAGTTCCGGAACACCACGCCATCAACCCCCGACAGCATTGTGAACGGGGTGTATCGCTACACCAACAGCGGCAACGGTTTTGTCCAGACCGACCGCTTCCCGATTGCTCCAGGGGTCTATCCACAAGCACCTGCTATCACGATTACGGACAGCTCCGCCATTCCCTACATTGCCCCCTCCACCCGCTCGCTTATCGAGCCGGCTGGGCAGGTGATCCCTGCCGGACAAGGGGTTACGCCAACCCTTACCACCCGGATGTATGGCATTGGGCTGAAGGTTGACGACAAGCTTGCTCATGTGGAAACGCGAAGGTTTACCAGCCAGACTTCCCAGAACGACACCCTGGGGGAAACCAACTCCTACTTCGTGCGGATGTACGACGGGCGGGACCGCTCCCAACTCACCTTCCCCAGCGAATACCGCTTGGTGACGACGAACTTCAGCGAGGATCGCCCGGGCGTTCCTTCCATCACCTTGCTGCTAACCCAGGATGGGTTACCGGTAGATCAGTCGCGCGGTATTTTCAGCATCAACACCGTGAAGAATGTGGGGTGGACCATCCTTTCCGGAAATGTTGACGGCAACGACACCTCCAAGCAAGACCCCGGAGTTGATGGCGAATATCCCAACAACCCCGGGAACGAAGTCCTTGCCGCCTATCGCCAGCTTGATGGGCGCGACGTTGATAGCAACTACCTGTTCTTCTTCCAACGCAATGGCGCACGCGAACCAAACAACGGCGGGCGGGTGTTTTGGAATTACACCGCTTGGCCCTTCAAAGGGCGGCTGATGGCCGTTGCCGATATCGTTCGCGATGCCGACACCGCAAAGCAGGAGATCATCATTGCCCACAGCGACAGCCTGATCGTGCTGCAAATGAATCGCTATGCCGATGTCCTTCTTAGCACGGTTGATGCCTCGCGCCGCCAGTGGTTCCGCCAAGTGAAAGCCTTCAAGCTCGATTCCCGCGTTGTGGCGGTTGCCGTTGCGGATCTTCAAGGGAACGGAACCAACACCATTGTGGCCACCACCGAACGCGCCACCTACGCGATTGGAACCGCCATTGAAAACCCGCTGGGGGAAGTCACCACCAAGGATGAATATTGCCGAGGGGAACAGGCAACCGCCCGTTGGGGTGCGCGGCGCGTTGGCGGCGGCGAGCAAGGCTTGCGGGTGATTGTTCGCGCATCCACGGGAACCGACAGCGTGATGATTGCCGAACTGAAACCCGCCACCGACAGCGGAACATTCACCTTCCCAACCGGCCAACTTCTTCCAGGCAGCTACACCTTGCTGCTGCAGGATAACGCGGTCCCCACGCTTTCGGCAACCAGCCTTTCTTTCACCATTACCGGACCATCAATCAAGCCGCTGGTTCTGCCGCGCAGCCAGTACCGGCCCGGGGATGCGATCGCCGCGCAAACGGTGATCCGCTGCGCCAGCAACTTGCGATTGGAACGGGCATTGGGATCGGGGAACGACTGGGAAGCGGTTCCGGCAACCATCACCTACCTGGGGGATACGGCGTTTATCCAAACTAACGCCCCCTGCCTTGACCCCTGCCCCACGCAACAGACCGCAAGGCTGCGGTTCCGGCTGGTGGATACGTCGTTGGCCGGGGTGGAGTCGGTGGCCGACACCATCACACTGCTGACGGAACCGATCCAGCTATCCATAGACTCGGGGGCCGCACGTGCGCGCCTGCTCCGCTGGAATCCCAACCTGTTCGATTGCGACAGCGTGGAGCTTACCATCACCACTGCCGATGCGGCGGGGGTGAAAACCGTGAGCAACCGCCCAGGAATCTACGACCTGAATCTCCCCCGAAATTTTGCCGGAACCGTCACGGCACGGCTTTGCTGCGGCAGCGGTTCCTCCAGCTGCACCTTTGGCCGTGCGGCGTTCGAGCTTGAGCCGATTGAGGTTGGAACCTACGCCCAACCAAATCCTTTCAACCCAATGCTGGGGGGTAGGGAATCCATCGTCGAGATTTTTTATGATCTGGAGTTGCGTGGCAGCGTCACCATCACCATCTACGATGCCTCGCGGGCACTGGTGCGGCAGTTGCTCCGCAGCGGTGATAAAGAAGCAGGGCTGAACGTTGAACAATGGGATGGCCGCAACAGCGACGGCGCAGTAGTGGCCAATGGAACGTATATTTGCGTTGTTGAATCAAGCTCGGGCGAGCAATCTTCCATACCAATCCTGATACTGAAACGTTGAAACGCTCTATTCTCCTTGCCGTTGTTGCCGGCCTGGCACTGTTGGTTGGTGGCGAACTGCACGCCGCGAACAAACCGGCCACCACCCATGCAACCGCCGGCGAGATTGCCCAGCAGATTGAACCGAAGAAGGAAATTTCCGCGACGGTTGGGCGATCGTCCGAGAATGAGCTGGTGACGTTGTTCGCCACCTTTCCCGAGGATCAGCCGCGAATCAGGGTGGCGTTTTACAACATCATCGGGAAGCTGATCGAGACGAACGGGACCACCTCCGTCACCAAAGGGGAATACACCTTCACGTTCCGCACCACGGGCCTGCCGAACGGGCCCTATCTGGTGGTGCTGGAAGCCGGCGACCAGCGAATCACCAAGAAGGTGCTGATTGCGCGCTAAGCCTTCTGCCAGCATCGTTCCTTGCTCTTCTATGTTCTTCCACCAAGCCATTCCGCTCATTGTTCTGATGCTGTGCGTGCCGCTGTGCGTTGCCACCGCACAGACCGAACCGGGCGGGCTTGCTGGCGCTCCGTTCCGACGCACGCTCCTTCCTTCCGAAGCCTCCTTGGCCGGGGCGTCGCACGTTGTCTTCCCCGACGCAACCGCACTGCTTACCAACAGCGCGGCATTGGCACGCACAACCGGCGGAGGGGTGGCTGCGGCGATTTCCCTGCTCCCATTCCAGCAACAGCAACAGACGCTGTGCGGCAGCTACGCCATTGATGGCGTGGCGGGGTTTGGATTGGGGATCACTCGGTACGGGGTAGGCGGCATTGCCGGGCGGACGAACACCGGGCAGAAACTTGGCGAGCTTTCCAGCCAGGACCTTGCGGTTGCGGTTGGTGCGGGGCTGAATATCGGCCCCGGGAACGTTGGGGCATCGGTGCGCTACCTTCGGCGCGACGTTAGCGGGGTTGACGCGCCAGAAAATGGATATTCGATTGGGCTTTCCGGCAGCATCGCCTTCCAGAAACGATTGTTTATCAGCACCAGCCTAAGCAACGTGGCGGGGGGAATGATTGCCAGCTACCAAGATGGTCCCAAGGAGGTTATCCCGTGGCATGGACGGTTTGGCGCGGCCTACCTTCTCCCCTTTTCCGAACCCGAACTTGAGGAGCAGCACCCCGACCCCAGCGGACAAATCCACAGGGAGAGTGGGCCACCAAAAGAGTATTTGATTGGGACGGTGGAGGCAACAATCGGGCAGTTCAGCAAGCAACCGGCGGTAAGCATTGCCGCCGAGTGTGTGCCATATCGGGGGATTGATCTGGGGTTTCGGTTGGGGTTCAGCAGCGTGGGGGATGCGGCGTTTGGCCTGTTCCTTACCCCCCCGATTGATAGCCAGAACCTCCGGCTGGATTTCGCCGCCCGCCGCGATTATGAGTTCGGCGGGATTACGTGGCACGTGATGATCTCGAAACGGTTTGCAGAGTAAGGCCTTTGGCAGCGCCAAGCGGGCTGCCACGTTCCCCATATCTTCTATATTTGACCCCACTTCAGGCTCAATCACTAAGTCAACGTATCGAACAGACCATGAACCGCACAATCGCTCTTGGTGCCGACCATGCCGGGGTCAATTACAAGCAGGAAATTGCGGCGTTGCTGCAACAGCAAGGGGATACGGTGCTTGATTTTGGAACCAACAGCACCGAGTCCACCGACTACCCCGACCACGCCGCCGCCGCCGCCAACGCCGTCGCAAGCGGCCAAGCCGATTGCGCCATTCTGGTGTGCGGCTCCGGCATTGGCGTAAGCATTGTGGCCAACAAAGTGGCGGGGATCCGCGCGGCCAACTGCCTAACCGCCGAAATGGCGCAGCTTGCCCGCCAGCACAACGATGCCAACGTCCTCACCATCGGCCAGCGGCTGGTTGATTGGGACACCGCCCAGCAGATTGTTGATGCGTTCCTTTCCACCCCCGCTTCCGATAACGAACGCCACCGCAACCGCGTGGAAAAAATCCACCGATTGACCGGGTGCTAATCTCTCCAAGCGGCAACGCTCCCCAACCAACTTCAACACGAATTTCCAACTTCAACAACCTTTGCCTTCATGAACTCAACGCTTCGCAACCAAGACCCCGAATTGTTCGCTGCGCTAACCGGAGAACTGTACCGGCAGAACGACAAAATTGAGCTGATTGCCAGCGAGAATTTTGTTAGCCCGGCGGTGCTGCAGGCGCAAGGTTCCGTGCTGACGAACAAGTACGCCGAAGGCTACCCAGGCAAGCGGTACTACGGCGGATGCGAATGGGTTGATGTTGCCGAATCGCTGGCCCAAGCGCGTGCCCGCGCACTGTTCGGCGCGGAGTATGCCAACGTGCAACCTCACTCCGGTTCGTCGGCAAACATGGCCACCTATTTTTCATTTCTGAACCACGGCGACACGGTTCTTGGGATGAACCTTTCGCACGGCGGCCACCTGACCCACGGCTCGCCGGTGAACTTCTCCGGCAAGTTCTACAACTTCGTGGCCTACGGCGTGGACCCGGCAACGGGGCTGATTGATTACGATGCTGTGCGCGACGCAGCCCGCCAACATAAGCCGAAGATGATCACCGTTGGCGCGTCGGCCTACAGCCGGAACATCAACTACGCGGCGTTTGGCGAGATTGCCCGCGAGGTTGGCGCGTTCCTGATGGCCGACATTGCCCACCCCGCTGGGCTGATTGCCAAAGGGCTGCTGGACTCCCCGATTGAGCATTGCCACGTTGTCACCAGCACCACCCACAAAACGCTGCGGGGCCCGCGGGGCGGGGTGATTCTGATGGGGAAAGATTTTGAAAATCCGTTCGGCATTGTCGCGCCAAAATCGGGGCGGACGAAGATGATGTCGGAAATTATTGACAGCTGGGTGATGCCCGGAATCCAGGGCGGCCCGCTGATGCACGTGATTGCCGCAAAAGCCGTTGCCTTTGGCGAATGCCTGCGCGACGACTTCCGCACCTACGCCCAACAGGTGATTGCCAACGCCGCCGCACTGGCGCAATCGCTGATGAACCGGGGCTACAACGTCGTCTCGAACGGCACCGACAACCACTTGATGCTGATTGACTTGCGGAACAAAGGGCTTACCGGAAAAGCTGCCGAGAACGCCCTGGACCACGCCGGAATCACCTGCAACAAGAACGCCGTCCCGTTCGACGACAAGTCGCCGCTGATTACCTCCGGAATCCGGTTGGGCGCGCCGGCAATGACCACACGCGGAATGAAAGAAGCGCAGATGGAGCAGATTGCCGAGTTTATTGACCGTGTGCTAAGCAACATCACCAACACCGAGCTTCAAGCCACGGTGAATGGTGAGGTCCAGGAGTTCTGCGCCGCCTTCCCCCTTTATCCCGATGCACTTGCGGACGCCGGAGCGCGTCCTGCTTTGCCGGAAGAGCTTGCGGCCTAAGCAACAACGGGCGGCGAAGCAAGGGCCAACAACACAATCCCGAAAAGAACCAACGACCGATGGATCCACAGAGCATCCCCCCCGACAATCAGAAGCCGATCCAATTGGAGGCCGATGCCGCCGCGCAGACCGCGTTTCGGGAATCGCTGCCGCCGGCGGAGTGGGATCCATCCGCCGTCCCCCAGTCAGCGCAGCCGCAGCAATCGCTGCAGAATGGCAGCGGCGAAGAAGTTCGCCACGAAATGGGGTTCTTCGACCATTTGGAAGAACTGCGTGGCCGTATTTTCAAAGCCGTGATTGCCCTTGTGGTGATGTCCGCCCTGTGCGGGATTTTTCTTGACTTCCTGATGAGCGATGTTCTGCTTGCACCCGCCACCCGGCTTGGGATCAAGCTGCAGAACCTTGAGGTGATGGGCCAATTCACCCTTGCCATTCAAGTAAGCGTTTTCAGCGGGCTGATCCTTTCCATCCCCTTTATCCTGTGGCAACTGTGGGGGTTCATCCGCCCCGGGCTGTATCCAAAGGAGCAACGGTATGTGGGATGGATTACCGTGGCAACGGTCTTCTGCTTCTTGCTGGGGGTTTCGTTTGCGTATTTCATCATGGTTCCAACATCGCTTGGGTTCACCAGCACCATCAAATGGGGGAACATCGAGAATCAGTTTGCTGTTAGCTCCTACTTCAGTTTTGTGCTCGGTTTTTGCCTTGCCTGCGGTGCTGTGTTCGAGATGCCGATGCTGAGCTACGCCCTCTCTCGATTCGGCATCATCAACCCGGGAATGCTGCGGAAATACCGGCGGCATGGGGTTGTGGTGATCCTTATTCTGGCGGCCATTATCACCCCCACGCCGGACCCGATCAACCAGATGCTGCTTGCCGTTCCGCTCTATGCCTTGTACGAGATCAGCATCCTTGTTTCCAAAACAGCCAAGCGGCAGCGCGACGAGGCCGCACAGCTTGAACAAACCGAATCCCCCCAACCCTGAGTTCAACCGACGAGCCATTCCAGTATGGACCTTTCTACAATTTCACGCCCAATAGAACCCCACTTAAAGGAGTTTCGCAAGTTCTTCCGCGAGTCAATGAACAGCAAGATGCTGTTGCTTGACACGGTGGTTCGCTACATCCTGCGGCAGAAAGGGAAACAGGTCCGCCCGATCCTGGTGCTCCTTTCGGCCGAGGTCGCCGGAGGGACCACCCGCAGGGCCTACGTGGGGGCCACGATGGTGGAGCTTCTTCACACCGCCACCCTGGTCCACGATGACGTTGTGGACGAGGCCGACGAACGCCGCGGTTTCCCCAGCATCAACGCCGTCTGGAAAAACAAAGTGGCGGTGCTGGTTGGCGATTACTTGCTGTCGCGAGGGCTGCTGGTGGCGGTGGAAAACAAGGAGTATGAGTTCTTGGGGGTCACCAGCGAAGCGGTTCGCCGCATGAGCGAAGGTGAGTTGCTGCAAATCCAAAAATCGCGGAAGCTGGACATCAAGGAGGAGGAGTATTTCAAGATCATCAGCGATAAAACCGCATCGCTTATCAGCACCTGCTGCGAGCTTGGCGCACGAAGCGCCACCGACGACCCCGCCGCCCACCACGCGCTTCGCACCTACGGCGAGATGGTGGGCATTGCCTTCCAGATTCGGGACGACATCTTCGACTACGTCAGCACCGATGCCGCCATTGGCAAGCCAACCGGCAACGATCTTAAGGAGAAAAAACTCACCTTACCGCTGATCTACTCGATGAACAACGCCCCGCGGAAGGAGGCAAAAAAAATCTTGAGTTTGATAAAAAACGGAGAAGAATCGCGGGCGCGAACCGAAACGGTGCGCCAGTTCGTGACGCAGTACGGCGGACTTGTCTATGCCGAACGAACAGCGGTTGAGTACTGCGAACGCGCGCGCGCCAGCATCGCCA encodes:
- the tsaB gene encoding tRNA (adenosine(37)-N6)-threonylcarbamoyltransferase complex dimerization subunit type 1 TsaB; its protein translation is MLVAIETTGETCGIALFQQEQLLAEFHVALPRIHDRALATLFQQSLDSVGMQAGDVSAIAVSIGPGSYTGIRIGVSFAIGLAIGTGAPIIPVPTLDAIAFSLRGLAKATRRSRVLAVIPAGRLGLYASLFQVLPEFLRLTDAGAIPPEQAPLLLDENVIAAGPGIAQLQSHNSDRLAEGTIQLTARAVGQHGIFLQRLGITCSPKELEPLYIG
- the tsaE gene encoding tRNA (adenosine(37)-N6)-threonylcarbamoyltransferase complex ATPase subunit type 1 TsaE — protein: MDVEIFLSTSPEQTQEFGENFALRLKPGDVVAFYGELGAGKTEFIKGICAGFRVEEIVSSPTFTVVNQYEGVSRKEKPVTIFHVDLYRINSVAELREVGFEELIEDQQGVKLVEWAEYAVALLPPNRYDIHFYSDDDADSNARRIEVMQVVSPQSAHAVP
- a CDS encoding bifunctional response regulator/alkaline phosphatase family protein; protein product: MPTSRRILWVDDEIDLLRPHIKLLQAKGYQVDTVTNGEDAVELVRQQSFDLVFLDESMVGMGGLETLAELKDLRAAMPVVMVTKNEAESVMEEAIGRRISDYLTKPVNPTQILLACKKHLEGEKLEADYAQRDYIREFNQTAIQLMNPLDWEEWAQLYVKMTNWELEFDRHRDIGLEQTLADQKRDANAEFGKFVEKNYKQWLNPDNPDRPHLSPDVINNYVLPLVKKDSGPVFLFVIDCMRLDQWLVMEELLTRYYSIQKNYYFSILPTATTYCRNAIFAGLYPSEIEQHYPDLWQGGNDDDHSQNKYEKELLDKLLQRKRISLRSGVRYVKIIDTDFGKKIESEIASYAQSQLSAVVVNAVDMMAHSRSDYPILKEIAPHESAYRSLTRSWFEHSSFFGMLRTLSAIPNVQIVVTTDHGSIRCMRGAKALGDRETSTNLRYKYGRNVKVDDKFAVHVRKPEEFKLPKRGMLTEYVIAKEDYYFVYPTEYHYYLNHYRDSFQHGGISLEEMILPVATLTPR
- a CDS encoding T9SS type A sorting domain-containing protein codes for the protein MKRSILLAVVAGLALLVGGELHAANKPATTHATAGEIAQQIEPKKEISATVGRSSENELVTLFATFPEDQPRIRVAFYNIIGKLIETNGTTSVTKGEYTFTFRTTGLPNGPYLVVLEAGDQRITKKVLIAR
- the rpiB gene encoding ribose 5-phosphate isomerase B; this translates as MNRTIALGADHAGVNYKQEIAALLQQQGDTVLDFGTNSTESTDYPDHAAAAANAVASGQADCAILVCGSGIGVSIVANKVAGIRAANCLTAEMAQLARQHNDANVLTIGQRLVDWDTAQQIVDAFLSTPASDNERHRNRVEKIHRLTGC
- a CDS encoding serine hydroxymethyltransferase; protein product: MNSTLRNQDPELFAALTGELYRQNDKIELIASENFVSPAVLQAQGSVLTNKYAEGYPGKRYYGGCEWVDVAESLAQARARALFGAEYANVQPHSGSSANMATYFSFLNHGDTVLGMNLSHGGHLTHGSPVNFSGKFYNFVAYGVDPATGLIDYDAVRDAARQHKPKMITVGASAYSRNINYAAFGEIAREVGAFLMADIAHPAGLIAKGLLDSPIEHCHVVTSTTHKTLRGPRGGVILMGKDFENPFGIVAPKSGRTKMMSEIIDSWVMPGIQGGPLMHVIAAKAVAFGECLRDDFRTYAQQVIANAAALAQSLMNRGYNVVSNGTDNHLMLIDLRNKGLTGKAAENALDHAGITCNKNAVPFDDKSPLITSGIRLGAPAMTTRGMKEAQMEQIAEFIDRVLSNITNTELQATVNGEVQEFCAAFPLYPDALADAGARPALPEELAA
- the tatC gene encoding twin-arginine translocase subunit TatC; amino-acid sequence: MDPQSIPPDNQKPIQLEADAAAQTAFRESLPPAEWDPSAVPQSAQPQQSLQNGSGEEVRHEMGFFDHLEELRGRIFKAVIALVVMSALCGIFLDFLMSDVLLAPATRLGIKLQNLEVMGQFTLAIQVSVFSGLILSIPFILWQLWGFIRPGLYPKEQRYVGWITVATVFCFLLGVSFAYFIMVPTSLGFTSTIKWGNIENQFAVSSYFSFVLGFCLACGAVFEMPMLSYALSRFGIINPGMLRKYRRHGVVVILILAAIITPTPDPINQMLLAVPLYALYEISILVSKTAKRQRDEAAQLEQTESPQP
- a CDS encoding polyprenyl synthetase family protein, translated to MDLSTISRPIEPHLKEFRKFFRESMNSKMLLLDTVVRYILRQKGKQVRPILVLLSAEVAGGTTRRAYVGATMVELLHTATLVHDDVVDEADERRGFPSINAVWKNKVAVLVGDYLLSRGLLVAVENKEYEFLGVTSEAVRRMSEGELLQIQKSRKLDIKEEEYFKIISDKTASLISTCCELGARSATDDPAAHHALRTYGEMVGIAFQIRDDIFDYVSTDAAIGKPTGNDLKEKKLTLPLIYSMNNAPRKEAKKILSLIKNGEESRARTETVRQFVTQYGGLVYAERTAVEYCERARASIANFRDSEAKRSLLAFVEFALTRSA